The following proteins are co-located in the Shouchella hunanensis genome:
- a CDS encoding proline--tRNA ligase — MRQSTYLVPTMRDVPADAEARSHQLMLRAGMMRQLASGVYAYLPLAKRAMTKIEAIIREELDGIGAQELTLPALHPAELWQESGRWEDMGDELIRLKDRHNRDFALGATHEEVITTIIKDGITSYKKLPLNVYQIQTKFRDERRPRFGLLRGREFIMKDAYSFHDTEESLNETYWAMHEAYSRIFSRVGLTFRPVIADSGTMGGKDTHEFMALASVGEDTIAYSDGSDYAANLEMASSLAPEPPQAQEYGLLEKKATPGAKTVNDAAAVLGIDPDHILKALVVFIDGKGSLLLLRGNDELNEVKALHELGAKELRMATEEEVVELFGATPGSIGPINVTTVPIYADHRIHGMETIACGANDTGYHYINVGPGKDYQATAYKDLRTVKEGDPSPDGQGTLQFAEGIEVGQVFKLGRKYSESLQAKYLDQNGKAQTFLMGCYGIGVSRTIAAVIEQHHDENGIVWPTSIAPFLVHLLALNVKNEEQQALAKAIYADLKQAGIDVLFDDRGERAGVKFKDADLIGLPIRIAVGKRAGEGIVEVKVRKTGEQLELTKEDLVQWVKEFAN; from the coding sequence ATGAGACAGTCAACTTATTTAGTACCAACGATGCGTGATGTGCCTGCTGACGCTGAAGCGAGAAGTCACCAACTTATGCTTCGGGCAGGAATGATGCGCCAACTTGCATCAGGAGTATATGCCTATCTTCCATTAGCGAAAAGAGCGATGACGAAGATTGAAGCGATTATTCGTGAAGAATTAGATGGAATTGGCGCGCAAGAATTAACATTGCCAGCTTTACACCCAGCTGAGCTCTGGCAAGAATCTGGTCGGTGGGAAGATATGGGCGATGAATTGATTCGTTTAAAAGATCGTCACAATCGTGATTTTGCCCTCGGTGCAACCCATGAGGAAGTGATTACAACCATTATTAAAGATGGCATTACGTCATATAAAAAGCTTCCATTAAATGTCTATCAAATCCAAACGAAATTCAGGGATGAGCGCCGTCCGCGCTTCGGTTTATTGCGTGGGCGTGAATTTATTATGAAAGACGCGTATTCGTTTCATGACACAGAAGAAAGTTTAAATGAAACCTATTGGGCTATGCACGAAGCGTATTCTCGCATTTTTTCACGTGTAGGGCTAACATTCCGCCCGGTTATTGCTGATTCTGGTACGATGGGTGGTAAGGACACCCATGAATTTATGGCACTCGCTTCGGTTGGTGAAGACACCATTGCTTATTCAGACGGCTCGGACTATGCAGCGAACCTTGAAATGGCTTCAAGCCTTGCACCAGAGCCGCCTCAAGCACAGGAATATGGCTTGCTTGAAAAGAAAGCGACTCCTGGAGCGAAAACGGTCAATGATGCGGCAGCTGTCTTAGGTATCGACCCTGATCATATTTTAAAAGCGTTAGTGGTATTCATCGATGGCAAAGGTTCGCTTTTACTGCTTCGCGGAAATGATGAGTTAAATGAAGTAAAAGCTCTTCATGAGCTAGGTGCTAAAGAACTGCGTATGGCAACAGAGGAAGAAGTTGTTGAGTTATTTGGGGCGACACCAGGCTCTATTGGCCCCATCAATGTGACCACTGTACCAATTTATGCAGATCACCGTATTCATGGAATGGAAACCATTGCTTGTGGTGCGAATGACACCGGCTACCATTATATCAATGTCGGACCGGGTAAAGATTATCAAGCCACAGCTTATAAAGATTTACGTACAGTAAAAGAAGGGGATCCATCTCCTGATGGACAAGGCACCCTTCAATTTGCAGAAGGCATTGAAGTAGGTCAAGTATTCAAACTTGGTCGCAAGTATTCTGAATCATTACAAGCAAAGTACCTTGACCAAAACGGCAAAGCGCAGACGTTTCTAATGGGCTGCTATGGAATTGGTGTTTCAAGAACCATTGCGGCAGTGATTGAACAGCATCACGATGAGAATGGTATCGTTTGGCCCACATCTATTGCGCCGTTTCTCGTTCACCTACTAGCCCTTAATGTGAAAAATGAAGAGCAGCAAGCATTAGCGAAAGCGATTTATGCAGACTTAAAACAGGCGGGAATCGATGTATTATTTGATGATCGTGGTGAGCGAGCTGGTGTGAAATTCAAAGATGCAGATCTGATTGGCCTTCCTATACGAATCGCAGTTGGTAAACGTGCAGGTGAAGGAATTGTTGAAGTAAAAGTAAGAAAAACAGGCGAACAGCTTGAGCTAACAAAAGAAGATCTAGTACAATGGGTAAAGGAATTTGCCAATTGA
- the rseP gene encoding RIP metalloprotease RseP produces MNTLLAFIAIFSVLVFVHEWGHLFFAKRAGILCYEFAIGMGPKLFAFERNDTIYTVRLLPIGGYVRMAGEEPEQTVIRPGYEVGLVFDDQQRVTEIIVNNKSKHPEAHVVQVERIDLVHDLYIETIDEDSGELVRYPIHEKAMIVQDEVAQMNAPWHRQFGSKSLGARAMAIFAGPLMNFILAYVILLGLFSIAGFSTNQIDPIEGSPAEQAGLQAGDLIVAVDGNATERWQDMQQAIGERPNQDVAITFEREGAQQEVTLTTGSNYVSEIDEEIGVIGVAPLRESGFVAAVGESATTFVDFATSIFSTLGLILTGEFSLDYISGPVGIYNITDSAVAAGTYQVFFFAALLSVNLGVINLFPIPALDGGRLMFLAYEAIRGKPVSPEKEGAIQFIGFALVMLLMIVVTWNDISKLFS; encoded by the coding sequence TTGAATACGTTACTAGCTTTTATTGCCATATTCAGTGTGCTTGTATTTGTACACGAATGGGGTCATTTATTTTTTGCGAAGAGGGCAGGCATTCTTTGCTACGAATTTGCAATCGGAATGGGGCCGAAGCTGTTTGCTTTTGAAAGAAACGACACCATTTATACAGTGCGTCTACTACCGATTGGTGGCTACGTTCGCATGGCTGGTGAAGAGCCAGAGCAAACGGTTATTCGACCAGGTTATGAAGTTGGACTCGTATTTGATGACCAGCAGCGTGTAACCGAAATTATTGTCAACAATAAATCAAAGCACCCCGAAGCTCATGTTGTACAGGTTGAACGAATTGATCTTGTTCACGATCTTTATATTGAAACCATTGATGAGGATTCAGGTGAGCTTGTACGCTATCCCATTCACGAAAAAGCAATGATTGTCCAAGATGAAGTTGCGCAAATGAATGCACCATGGCATCGTCAGTTTGGTTCAAAATCATTAGGGGCTCGTGCAATGGCGATTTTCGCTGGACCGCTAATGAACTTTATTTTAGCGTATGTTATTTTGCTAGGATTGTTTTCCATTGCGGGCTTTTCGACAAATCAAATTGACCCAATAGAAGGATCGCCGGCAGAACAAGCAGGTTTGCAAGCTGGAGATTTAATCGTCGCTGTAGATGGCAATGCAACAGAACGTTGGCAAGATATGCAGCAAGCTATTGGTGAAAGACCAAACCAAGATGTGGCGATTACGTTTGAACGTGAAGGTGCACAGCAAGAAGTAACGCTGACAACTGGCTCAAACTATGTGTCAGAAATTGACGAAGAAATCGGTGTGATTGGCGTAGCTCCATTAAGAGAATCTGGATTCGTTGCAGCTGTTGGTGAATCGGCAACTACATTTGTGGATTTTGCCACATCTATTTTTAGTACATTAGGTTTGATTCTTACTGGTGAGTTTTCACTTGATTATATTTCTGGTCCTGTTGGGATTTATAATATAACGGATTCTGCTGTGGCGGCAGGAACGTACCAGGTATTCTTTTTTGCGGCACTGCTAAGTGTCAACCTTGGTGTAATTAATTTGTTCCCAATTCCTGCTTTGGACGGCGGACGATTAATGTTTCTGGCGTACGAAGCTATACGAGGTAAACCTGTCTCGCCAGAAAAAGAAGGTGCTATTCAATTTATTGGCTTTGCTTTAGTGATGTTATTGATGATCGTGGTGACGTGGAACGATATAAGCAAGCTATTCTCTTAA
- the dxr gene encoding 1-deoxy-D-xylulose-5-phosphate reductoisomerase: MKKISLLGSTGSIGTQTLDVIREHPQAFSLVALSCGVNIELARNQIKEFKPNLVSVAKEEDAKTLQREFGKEVEFYYGDSGLVEVAKSSDADVVVTAITGSVGLLPTLAAIEAGKPVAIANKETLVTAGHLVMEAAKKQAVPLIPVDSEHSAIFQALNGEPHKAIDRLILTASGGSFRDKARHELQDVTVEQALSHPNWSMGAKITIDSATMMNKGLEVIEANWLFNMDYNHIDVVIHKESIIHSMVEFHDRSVIAQLGTPDMRVPIQYALTYPDRYARPEGERLNLAEIGKLHFKDLDFERYRCMKFAYEAGKSGGTMPTVLNAANEVAVAKFLKGEITFLQIEDVIEQALHTHTKQANPSLEEILAVDQAVRARVMNN, encoded by the coding sequence ATGAAAAAAATTAGTTTATTAGGCTCAACAGGTTCAATTGGTACACAGACATTAGATGTTATTCGGGAACATCCTCAAGCATTTTCCTTAGTAGCATTGTCCTGTGGTGTAAATATCGAGCTGGCTCGTAACCAAATTAAAGAATTTAAACCGAACCTCGTTTCGGTGGCAAAAGAAGAGGATGCTAAAACGCTTCAAAGGGAATTTGGCAAAGAAGTGGAATTCTATTATGGCGACTCTGGTTTAGTAGAAGTTGCAAAGTCGTCTGATGCCGATGTTGTGGTTACCGCTATTACAGGATCTGTCGGCTTGCTGCCAACGCTGGCTGCCATTGAAGCAGGCAAACCTGTTGCCATTGCGAACAAAGAAACCCTTGTAACAGCAGGGCATCTAGTAATGGAAGCAGCGAAAAAACAAGCTGTTCCACTTATTCCTGTCGATAGTGAGCACTCTGCTATTTTTCAAGCTTTAAATGGAGAACCTCATAAAGCAATTGATCGGTTAATTTTAACTGCATCAGGAGGAAGTTTCCGAGATAAAGCTCGACATGAGCTCCAAGATGTCACTGTGGAACAGGCTCTATCCCATCCAAACTGGTCAATGGGAGCAAAGATTACGATTGATTCTGCTACAATGATGAATAAAGGCTTGGAAGTGATTGAAGCAAATTGGTTATTTAACATGGACTATAACCATATTGATGTAGTAATCCATAAAGAGAGTATTATTCATTCAATGGTAGAGTTTCATGACCGGAGTGTGATCGCTCAATTAGGAACACCAGATATGCGTGTGCCCATTCAGTATGCGTTGACGTACCCTGATCGTTATGCACGACCTGAAGGAGAGCGATTGAATCTTGCCGAAATCGGTAAACTTCATTTTAAGGATCTTGATTTTGAACGTTATCGCTGTATGAAATTTGCTTATGAAGCAGGCAAAAGTGGAGGCACTATGCCAACCGTTTTAAATGCAGCAAATGAAGTGGCAGTGGCGAAGTTTTTGAAAGGCGAGATTACTTTTCTACAGATTGAAGACGTGATTGAACAAGCATTACATACACACACAAAGCAAGCAAATCCTTCACTTGAAGAAATTCTTGCTGTTGATCAAGCAGTTCGTGCACGTGTAATGAACAACTAA
- a CDS encoding phosphatidate cytidylyltransferase — MKTRIVTGLAIGVVILAFVFLGGWWFSIFVTLMATIAMMELLKMKKIQALSLRGIAGLISMWLLLIPTNWFDQFIPIENTKIELFIFLILILLMLTVLTKNKLTFDEVGFMILSSVYVGFGFHFLIEARNVTEVGLWLVLFVIVLIWTTDSGAYFVGKAMGKHKLWPEISPNKTIEGSLGGIVLAVIVGSLFFFLTPAFTSYITAVFIMLATAVFGQIGDLVESALKRHYAVKDSGNVLPGHGGILDRFDSLIFVMPLLHLLQLI; from the coding sequence ATGAAAACACGAATTGTAACAGGATTAGCGATTGGGGTTGTCATTTTAGCATTTGTTTTTCTAGGTGGCTGGTGGTTTTCCATTTTTGTAACCTTAATGGCAACGATCGCGATGATGGAATTACTTAAAATGAAAAAAATTCAAGCCTTATCGTTAAGAGGAATAGCCGGGCTTATATCAATGTGGCTGCTATTAATTCCAACGAACTGGTTTGATCAATTTATTCCGATAGAAAATACAAAAATAGAATTGTTTATTTTTCTCATCCTTATTTTGTTAATGCTGACGGTGTTAACAAAGAATAAACTAACCTTTGATGAGGTTGGATTTATGATACTATCAAGCGTTTATGTTGGGTTTGGTTTTCACTTCTTGATAGAGGCTCGAAATGTAACCGAAGTTGGTCTGTGGCTCGTTTTATTTGTCATTGTCTTAATTTGGACAACCGACTCTGGTGCCTATTTTGTTGGGAAAGCGATGGGAAAACATAAGCTTTGGCCAGAAATTAGTCCGAATAAGACGATTGAAGGCTCTCTCGGTGGGATTGTTTTAGCTGTTATCGTCGGAAGTTTGTTCTTTTTCCTTACGCCGGCATTTACTTCATACATAACCGCAGTCTTTATTATGCTTGCCACTGCCGTTTTTGGGCAAATTGGTGATTTAGTAGAGTCAGCGTTAAAACGCCATTATGCCGTGAAAGATTCAGGAAATGTATTACCTGGACATGGTGGTATATTGGATCGGTTTGATAGCTTAATCTTTGTCATGCCGCTCTTGCATCTTTTGCAATTAATATAA
- a CDS encoding isoprenyl transferase, translated as MLEKFSKWKQAFHTEEEKQYDRNLDLSRIPKHVAIIMDGNGRWASNRGLPRIAGHREGMKNVNKIVRAANALQVEALTLYAFSTENWMRPKAEVDFLLSLPERYLKSELPTLIKENVQVRIMGTKEELPVHTIRAVDEAIEKTKHNTGLILNFALNYGSRFEMAEAMKQIAFKVESGELRAEDINEDVIGAHLMSCQLKDPDLLIRTSGEIRLSNFMLWQLAYSEFWFTPVLWPDFNENHFREAIATYQNRGRRYGGL; from the coding sequence ATGCTCGAGAAATTTTCTAAATGGAAGCAAGCTTTTCATACAGAAGAGGAAAAGCAATATGATAGAAACCTTGATTTAAGTCGGATTCCAAAGCATGTCGCCATTATTATGGATGGCAATGGCAGATGGGCATCCAACCGAGGCCTCCCTCGCATTGCTGGTCATCGTGAAGGGATGAAAAATGTAAACAAAATTGTCCGAGCGGCAAATGCGTTACAGGTGGAAGCACTTACCCTTTATGCGTTTTCAACAGAGAATTGGATGCGCCCGAAAGCGGAGGTTGATTTTTTATTAAGTTTACCGGAACGCTACCTTAAAAGCGAACTCCCGACTCTTATTAAAGAAAATGTACAAGTCCGAATTATGGGAACGAAAGAAGAGTTGCCGGTTCATACAATTCGAGCTGTGGATGAAGCAATTGAAAAGACAAAGCATAATACCGGGTTAATTCTAAACTTTGCCCTTAATTATGGCAGTCGATTTGAGATGGCGGAAGCAATGAAACAAATTGCGTTTAAAGTAGAATCAGGTGAGCTTCGAGCAGAAGACATTAATGAAGATGTGATTGGTGCGCATTTAATGAGTTGTCAGCTAAAGGATCCAGACTTATTGATTCGCACGAGTGGTGAAATCAGATTAAGTAATTTTATGCTGTGGCAGCTTGCTTATAGTGAATTCTGGTTCACACCTGTACTTTGGCCCGATTTTAATGAGAATCATTTCCGTGAAGCCATTGCGACCTATCAAAATCGTGGTAGACGTTACGGAGGATTATAG
- the frr gene encoding ribosome recycling factor — protein sequence MSKQIQDDTKGRMDKAIESLNRELAKLRAGRANPALLDRVTVEYYGAETPLNQLASITVPEARLLLITPFDKSAISNIEKAIMKADLGLTPSSDGQVIRIIIPALTEERRKELSKIVSRTAEDSKVAVRNIRRDANDDLKKLQKDGEMTEDELRGETDNIQKLTDSYISKIDTRAKEKEEEIMEV from the coding sequence ATGTCAAAACAAATTCAAGATGATACTAAAGGAAGAATGGATAAAGCCATTGAGTCTTTAAATCGTGAACTAGCGAAACTTCGTGCTGGACGTGCAAATCCAGCTCTTTTAGACCGTGTTACAGTAGAGTATTATGGAGCAGAAACACCGTTAAATCAACTTGCTTCTATTACGGTACCGGAAGCGCGTTTACTTTTAATTACGCCTTTTGATAAATCAGCCATTAGTAATATTGAAAAAGCGATTATGAAGGCTGATCTTGGCTTGACACCATCAAGTGATGGACAAGTAATACGTATTATTATTCCAGCACTAACAGAAGAGCGTCGGAAAGAATTAAGTAAAATTGTGTCAAGAACAGCTGAAGATTCGAAAGTAGCTGTTCGTAATATTCGTCGTGATGCGAATGATGACTTGAAAAAGCTTCAAAAAGACGGCGAGATGACAGAGGACGAGCTACGTGGAGAGACGGACAACATTCAAAAGTTAACAGACTCTTATATTAGTAAGATTGATACACGTGCTAAAGAAAAAGAAGAGGAAATTATGGAAGTCTGA
- the pyrH gene encoding UMP kinase has translation MNKYNRVVLKLSGEALAGEQGYGIDPTIIKSIATQIREIVELEVEVAVVVGAGNIWRGMAGSAQGMDRATADYMGMLATVMNSLALQDSLESIGVESRVQTSIEMRQVAEPYIRRKAIRHLEKKRVVIFAAGTGNPYFSTDTTSALRAAEIEAEVILMAKNNVDGVYNADPRTNEDATKYDTITYMDVLKEGLQVMDSTASSLCMDNDIPLVVFSIMEEGNIKRAVLGEKIGTVVRGK, from the coding sequence ATGAACAAATACAATCGTGTCGTTTTAAAGCTTAGTGGAGAAGCATTAGCTGGAGAACAAGGGTATGGAATTGATCCGACAATCATTAAATCTATTGCTACGCAAATTAGAGAGATTGTTGAACTAGAAGTAGAGGTAGCCGTCGTTGTTGGTGCCGGTAATATTTGGCGCGGAATGGCTGGTAGTGCTCAAGGAATGGATCGTGCCACTGCAGATTATATGGGCATGCTGGCGACAGTTATGAATTCCCTTGCTCTTCAAGATAGCCTTGAATCGATTGGTGTTGAATCACGAGTGCAAACATCAATTGAAATGAGACAAGTGGCAGAGCCTTATATTCGTAGAAAAGCGATTCGTCATCTTGAGAAGAAGCGTGTTGTTATTTTTGCAGCTGGAACAGGGAACCCATACTTTTCAACTGATACTACTTCTGCGCTACGTGCGGCGGAAATCGAGGCAGAAGTCATCTTAATGGCGAAAAATAATGTAGATGGCGTTTATAATGCGGACCCTCGTACGAATGAGGATGCAACAAAATATGACACGATTACGTATATGGATGTTTTAAAAGAAGGGCTTCAAGTAATGGATTCAACTGCTTCATCCTTATGTATGGACAACGACATTCCACTTGTCGTATTCTCTATAATGGAAGAAGGCAACATTAAACGCGCCGTTTTAGGTGAAAAAATTGGTACAGTGGTCAGGGGGAAATAA
- the tsf gene encoding translation elongation factor Ts, producing the protein MAVTASMVKELREKTGAGMMDCKKALVEVDGDMDKAIDFLREKGIAKAEKKADRVAAEGLASVVTSGNKAVIVEVNSETDFVAKNENFQGLVKELAEHVLAENPATVEEALEQNFKGGDDTVLSHINSSIAKIGEKLSLRRFTVVEKEDSDVFGSYLHMGGRIGVLTLIGTSNDEELAKDIAMHVAAINPTYVSRDEVTGDVVDREREVLKQQALNEGKPENIVEKMVEGRLSKFFEQVCLLDQPFVKDGDQKVGKYVKGKNATVKAFVRYEVGEGIEKREDNFAEEVMSQVKK; encoded by the coding sequence ATGGCAGTTACAGCGAGTATGGTAAAAGAACTTCGTGAAAAAACAGGCGCTGGCATGATGGATTGTAAGAAAGCGCTTGTTGAAGTTGATGGAGATATGGACAAAGCAATTGATTTTCTACGCGAAAAGGGTATTGCAAAAGCTGAGAAGAAAGCAGACCGTGTTGCAGCAGAGGGTCTTGCGTCAGTTGTAACAAGTGGAAACAAAGCGGTTATCGTTGAAGTGAACTCTGAGACAGATTTCGTTGCGAAAAACGAAAACTTCCAAGGTCTTGTTAAAGAATTGGCTGAGCACGTTTTAGCTGAAAACCCAGCAACAGTTGAAGAGGCGTTAGAGCAAAACTTTAAAGGTGGAGACGATACCGTTCTCTCTCACATTAATTCTTCGATTGCAAAAATTGGTGAAAAACTTTCTCTACGCCGTTTCACGGTTGTTGAAAAAGAAGACAGTGATGTATTTGGCTCATACCTACACATGGGTGGCCGTATCGGAGTTCTTACGTTAATTGGTACTTCAAATGATGAAGAACTTGCGAAAGACATTGCGATGCACGTTGCTGCAATTAACCCAACCTATGTTTCTCGCGATGAAGTAACGGGTGATGTTGTTGATCGTGAGCGCGAAGTACTTAAGCAACAAGCGCTTAACGAAGGCAAACCTGAAAACATCGTTGAAAAAATGGTTGAAGGTCGCTTAAGCAAATTCTTTGAACAAGTATGTCTACTTGACCAGCCTTTCGTAAAAGATGGCGATCAAAAAGTTGGTAAGTATGTAAAAGGAAAAAATGCTACTGTGAAAGCATTCGTTCGTTACGAAGTAGGCGAAGGTATTGAAAAGCGTGAAGATAACTTTGCTGAAGAAGTTATGTCTCAAGTGAAAAAATAA
- the rpsB gene encoding 30S ribosomal protein S2 translates to MAVISMKQLLEAGVHFGHQTRRWNPKMDRYIFTERNGIYIIDLQKTVKKVESAYNFVRDLAADGGKILFVGTKKQAQDSVRDEAIRSGMYYINQRWLGGTLTNFETIQKRITRLKNLEKMQEDGTFDVLPKKEVILLKKEMDRLEKFLGGIKDMNSIPDALFVIDPRKERIAIAEAHKLNIPIVAIVDTNCDPDEVDYVIPGNDDAIRAVKLLTGKMADAVIEATAGEEEVVLEDTNSEDVEETTTA, encoded by the coding sequence GTGGCAGTTATCTCCATGAAACAATTACTAGAAGCTGGTGTTCACTTCGGTCATCAGACTCGTCGTTGGAACCCAAAAATGGATCGCTACATCTTCACAGAAAGAAACGGTATTTATATTATTGACCTTCAAAAAACGGTCAAGAAAGTCGAGAGTGCGTACAATTTTGTTCGTGATCTTGCAGCTGACGGAGGAAAAATTCTTTTCGTTGGTACAAAGAAACAAGCACAGGATTCAGTTCGTGACGAAGCGATTCGTTCTGGAATGTACTACATTAACCAACGTTGGTTAGGTGGAACATTAACAAACTTCGAAACGATTCAAAAGCGTATTACACGTCTAAAGAATCTTGAAAAAATGCAGGAAGACGGTACATTTGATGTTCTTCCTAAAAAAGAAGTTATCCTTCTTAAAAAAGAAATGGATCGTCTAGAGAAATTCTTAGGCGGTATTAAAGACATGAATAGCATTCCTGACGCTTTATTCGTTATTGACCCACGTAAAGAGCGTATTGCAATTGCGGAAGCACACAAGCTAAATATTCCAATCGTTGCGATTGTAGACACAAACTGCGATCCAGATGAAGTGGATTACGTGATTCCAGGTAATGATGACGCGATTCGCGCCGTTAAATTACTAACTGGAAAAATGGCTGATGCTGTAATCGAAGCAACTGCTGGTGAAGAAGAAGTAGTCTTAGAAGATACAAATTCTGAAGACGTTGAGGAAACGACGACAGCATAA
- a CDS encoding FliA/WhiG family RNA polymerase sigma factor, giving the protein MKSEAELWALWHESKSSEAIEALIHYYLPLVQFHVQRVSKTLPATVTKDELKSHALEGLFDAIQRFDPSRDLKFDTYASFRIRGAMIDGLRKEDRLPRTVREKIKRMDQIVEQLEQVQGRSVHEKEIAAEMKLSAKEVSSIRYDQFTSMNISFDELVSSTGDGVYQTQVKDEQIEQPGERLIQTDTKNELIERLKALNENEQLVIQLSYFEELSLTDIGRVLNLSTSRISQIHAKAIKKLKQGFVERAFVR; this is encoded by the coding sequence ATGAAATCAGAAGCTGAGCTTTGGGCATTGTGGCACGAATCAAAATCAAGTGAAGCGATTGAAGCATTAATTCACTATTATTTACCTCTCGTTCAATTTCATGTTCAGCGTGTATCAAAAACTTTGCCAGCAACGGTGACAAAAGATGAGTTAAAAAGTCATGCTTTAGAAGGCTTATTTGATGCCATCCAGCGATTTGACCCAAGTCGGGATTTAAAATTTGATACATATGCGTCGTTTCGCATTCGTGGTGCCATGATTGATGGTCTTCGAAAAGAAGACCGCTTGCCACGGACGGTTCGAGAAAAGATCAAACGAATGGACCAAATTGTTGAGCAACTTGAGCAAGTTCAAGGTCGATCCGTTCATGAAAAGGAAATTGCTGCTGAAATGAAGTTATCAGCAAAAGAAGTTTCATCGATTAGATATGATCAATTTACGAGTATGAATATTTCGTTTGACGAGCTAGTGTCATCAACAGGTGATGGTGTCTATCAAACACAGGTAAAAGACGAACAAATAGAACAACCCGGTGAACGTCTTATTCAAACAGACACAAAGAATGAACTGATTGAGCGGTTAAAGGCGTTGAACGAAAACGAGCAGCTCGTCATTCAACTCAGTTATTTCGAAGAATTATCGTTAACGGACATTGGAAGAGTGTTAAATCTATCTACGTCAAGAATTTCACAGATTCACGCAAAAGCGATCAAAAAACTAAAGCAGGGGTTTGTGGAACGAGCGTTCGTTCGTTAG
- a CDS encoding chemotaxis protein CheD, whose protein sequence is MNEQRETISIGEWKVLSRSGTLRTCGLGSCVCVVLYDDTYVHAGMVHIMLPDSNQARKTAFNPWRYADTALTLLHRELVNQGASNLQAKIAGGAQMFRHAMRQEYMQIGKRNVEAVTLWLEDAHIPVVAKDVGGACGRTVEFTLPTFTMHVRTASKTIKQI, encoded by the coding sequence ATGAATGAGCAACGTGAAACAATCTCAATTGGTGAATGGAAAGTATTAAGTCGTTCAGGAACACTGCGAACATGTGGGTTAGGCTCTTGTGTTTGTGTTGTTCTCTATGATGATACTTATGTACACGCCGGTATGGTTCATATTATGCTTCCAGATTCAAACCAAGCTAGAAAAACAGCATTTAATCCTTGGCGCTATGCGGATACAGCGTTGACACTTTTACACAGGGAGTTAGTCAATCAAGGTGCTAGCAACTTACAAGCAAAGATAGCAGGAGGAGCGCAAATGTTCCGTCATGCGATGCGACAAGAATACATGCAAATCGGAAAGCGAAATGTAGAAGCTGTAACGCTATGGCTTGAAGATGCCCATATTCCAGTGGTAGCAAAAGATGTAGGTGGAGCGTGTGGGAGAACCGTAGAATTTACACTACCTACGTTCACCATGCACGTGCGTACAGCGAGCAAAACGATTAAACAGATATAG
- a CDS encoding chemotaxis protein CheC produces the protein MEKDLLKEVANISTGFAATALSTLLQRQVAMNVPEIALHAMEDLPRLSAYHQEVCATVHAPIAGDVEGTMFFLTSMDTAVRLVKMVLPNVESDLDVHTYPLASSAFQEIGNIVIGSYVTAIGSLTSLTLYPLVTELTIDIGSAVLAEATYQLVEVDQFFLMETSMKVKNEEEGMEGFLLFIPNERAVAVLKRALERDRT, from the coding sequence ATGGAAAAAGATCTGTTAAAGGAAGTTGCTAACATTAGCACTGGCTTTGCGGCAACGGCTTTATCAACTCTTTTACAGCGCCAAGTAGCGATGAATGTGCCGGAAATTGCCCTTCATGCAATGGAAGATTTACCGCGGTTGAGTGCTTACCACCAAGAGGTGTGTGCTACGGTACATGCACCAATCGCTGGTGATGTGGAAGGGACAATGTTTTTCTTAACAAGTATGGATACAGCGGTGCGCCTAGTAAAAATGGTCTTACCTAATGTAGAAAGTGATCTTGATGTACACACGTACCCGCTTGCTTCTTCGGCGTTCCAAGAGATTGGCAATATTGTCATAGGCTCTTATGTGACAGCGATTGGTTCTCTAACGTCATTAACGCTTTATCCACTTGTAACGGAGTTAACCATCGATATCGGAAGTGCGGTTCTGGCAGAGGCGACCTATCAACTCGTTGAAGTAGATCAGTTTTTTCTAATGGAAACGTCCATGAAAGTAAAAAACGAAGAAGAAGGAATGGAAGGATTTTTGCTTTTTATACCAAATGAGAGGGCTGTCGCAGTACTAAAAAGAGCCCTTGAAAGAGATCGTACATGA